A single region of the Cucumis melo cultivar AY chromosome 3, USDA_Cmelo_AY_1.0, whole genome shotgun sequence genome encodes:
- the LOC103485411 gene encoding RNA pseudouridine synthase 3, mitochondrial isoform X1, protein MQRSIRRHLLLATRYYSRISPPPPAYAKPIIRVSNNIAQLGSPKEGPKARQLLSLPPFPGHPLPGKNQVGVSGESTHVTAIRWVKYYFDEIQDSQIQSLFRKGLVQVECPQLGGFDENGNLKPVRKIRSGEIMEIGARIHLPVSVAEMKVSRRFDTIPSGTLYPNADEIKYLQRLVKYKDSAIIVLNKPPKLPVKGTLPVHNSMDALAAAALSYDYDYGPKLVHRLDRESSGILLMGRTKESVDHLQWLFSNIRNGKFTCKAWEEACNATYQKYWALVIGRPREREGLISAPLSKVLLDDGKTERVVLANKASLEASQEAITEYRVLGPTINGCSWIELCPRTSRKHQLRIHCAEALGTPIVGDYKYGWFVHRRWKQMPRVDVEPISGRPYKLRRPEGLDVQKGSVLSKVPLLHLHCRELVLPNIAKFLNVFYDKGPISHRPVSSFDFDLLRFVARMPSHMRISWNLMSSYLV, encoded by the exons ATGCAGCGGAGCATACGGCGGCATCTTTTACTTGCAACCAGATACTACTCTAGAATTTCTCCTCCACCACCTGCTTATGCCAAACCTATCATTAGGGTTTCCAACAACATAGCACAGTTGGGTAGTCCTAAAGAAGGCCCAAAGGCCCGGCAGCTCCTATCGCTGCCCCCATTTCCTGGTCACCCTTTGCCCGGGAAGAATCAGGTTGGTGTCTCTGGGGAGTCAACTCATGTCACTGCCATAAGATGGGTCAAGTATTACTTTGATGAAATTCAAGATTCTCAAATTCAGTCCCTTTTCAGAAAAGGTCTT GTCCAGGTGGAATGCCCACAATTGGGTGGCTTCGATGAAAATGGAAATTTGAAACCTGTGAGAAAG ATCAGAAGTGGTGAGATTATGGAAATTGGGGCCCGGATCCATTTACCTGTGTCAGTTGCAGAGATGAAGGTTTCTAGGAGATTTGACACTATACCAAGTGGCACATTATACCCAAACGCGGATGAAATCAAGTACTTGCAAAGGCTTGTCAAGTACAAG gATTCTGCTATTATCGTGTTAAATAAACCACCGAAACTACCAGTCAAG GGGACTCTTCCAGTTCATAATAGTATGGATGCGTTGGCGGCTGCAGCATTATCTTATGATTACGATTATGGACCTAAGTTG GTTCACCGTTTGGATAGAGAGAGCAGTGGGATTCTCTTGATGGGGAGAACAAAGGAAAGTGTAGACCACCTGCAATGGCTATTTAGCAATATAAGAAATGGGAAATTTACGTGTAAG GCTTGGGAGGAGGCATGTAATGCAACATATCAAAAGTATTGGGCATTAGTAATTGGCCGTCCCAGAGAAAGAGAAGGCTTAATCTCTGCGCCTCTGTCAAAG GTGCTTCTTGATGATGGGAAGACTGAGAGGGTTGTCTTGGCAAACAAAGCATCCTTGGAAGCTTCTCAGGAGGCAATCACTGAATATCGTGTGCTTGGTCCCACGATAAATGGTTGTTCGTGGATTGAACTTTGTCCTCGTACTAGTCGAAAGCATCAG CTACGGATCCATTGTGCTGAAGCTCTGGGCACACCTATTGTTGGTGACTACAAATACGGTTGGTTTGTTCATCGGAGGTGGAAACAAATGCCCCGAGTCGACGTTGAGCCGATCAGTGGGAGGCCGTACAAGTTGCGAAGACCAGAAGGGTTGGATGTGCAGAAGGGGAGTGTTTTATCTAAGGTGCCTTTATTGCATCTTCATTGCAGAGAGCTTGTTCTTCCCAATATTGCTAAGTTCCTTAATGTTTTTTATGATAAAGGGCCGATCAGCCACCGCCCGGTGTCTAGCTTCGACTTCGATCTCTTACGTTTTGTAGCAAGAATGCCTTCCCATATGAGAATTAGCTGGAATTTGATGTCTTCCTATCTAGTATGA
- the LOC103485411 gene encoding RNA pseudouridine synthase 3, mitochondrial isoform X2 yields the protein MKFKILKFSPFSEKVQVECPQLGGFDENGNLKPVRKIRSGEIMEIGARIHLPVSVAEMKVSRRFDTIPSGTLYPNADEIKYLQRLVKYKDSAIIVLNKPPKLPVKGTLPVHNSMDALAAAALSYDYDYGPKLVHRLDRESSGILLMGRTKESVDHLQWLFSNIRNGKFTCKAWEEACNATYQKYWALVIGRPREREGLISAPLSKVLLDDGKTERVVLANKASLEASQEAITEYRVLGPTINGCSWIELCPRTSRKHQLRIHCAEALGTPIVGDYKYGWFVHRRWKQMPRVDVEPISGRPYKLRRPEGLDVQKGSVLSKVPLLHLHCRELVLPNIAKFLNVFYDKGPISHRPVSSFDFDLLRFVARMPSHMRISWNLMSSYLV from the exons ATGAAATTCAAGATTCTCAAATTCAGTCCCTTTTCAGAAAAG GTCCAGGTGGAATGCCCACAATTGGGTGGCTTCGATGAAAATGGAAATTTGAAACCTGTGAGAAAG ATCAGAAGTGGTGAGATTATGGAAATTGGGGCCCGGATCCATTTACCTGTGTCAGTTGCAGAGATGAAGGTTTCTAGGAGATTTGACACTATACCAAGTGGCACATTATACCCAAACGCGGATGAAATCAAGTACTTGCAAAGGCTTGTCAAGTACAAG gATTCTGCTATTATCGTGTTAAATAAACCACCGAAACTACCAGTCAAG GGGACTCTTCCAGTTCATAATAGTATGGATGCGTTGGCGGCTGCAGCATTATCTTATGATTACGATTATGGACCTAAGTTG GTTCACCGTTTGGATAGAGAGAGCAGTGGGATTCTCTTGATGGGGAGAACAAAGGAAAGTGTAGACCACCTGCAATGGCTATTTAGCAATATAAGAAATGGGAAATTTACGTGTAAG GCTTGGGAGGAGGCATGTAATGCAACATATCAAAAGTATTGGGCATTAGTAATTGGCCGTCCCAGAGAAAGAGAAGGCTTAATCTCTGCGCCTCTGTCAAAG GTGCTTCTTGATGATGGGAAGACTGAGAGGGTTGTCTTGGCAAACAAAGCATCCTTGGAAGCTTCTCAGGAGGCAATCACTGAATATCGTGTGCTTGGTCCCACGATAAATGGTTGTTCGTGGATTGAACTTTGTCCTCGTACTAGTCGAAAGCATCAG CTACGGATCCATTGTGCTGAAGCTCTGGGCACACCTATTGTTGGTGACTACAAATACGGTTGGTTTGTTCATCGGAGGTGGAAACAAATGCCCCGAGTCGACGTTGAGCCGATCAGTGGGAGGCCGTACAAGTTGCGAAGACCAGAAGGGTTGGATGTGCAGAAGGGGAGTGTTTTATCTAAGGTGCCTTTATTGCATCTTCATTGCAGAGAGCTTGTTCTTCCCAATATTGCTAAGTTCCTTAATGTTTTTTATGATAAAGGGCCGATCAGCCACCGCCCGGTGTCTAGCTTCGACTTCGATCTCTTACGTTTTGTAGCAAGAATGCCTTCCCATATGAGAATTAGCTGGAATTTGATGTCTTCCTATCTAGTATGA